Below is a window of Undibacterium sp. YM2 DNA.
ATGCCTTGGGGATGGCATACAGATCGACTTGCGAAGGCGCAACCATGCGCAGGGTGGTTTTTTCCAGCGTCCAGCCACGGCCAAAAGGGGCAAAGCTTTCGCTATGGATATTTTGCAGGCCCCATTCTCCGAATTTGCTGCGGGTCCAGTCACCTGCCTTGCGCAAAGCGGGCGAACCGGTCAGGCGCGGGCCTATCTCATCTGTGAGTGTGCCTAGTATCTCTTGCGCCTTGGAGCGGTTCATGGCCTCGTCGCGCAATCTGGTAATCAGTTCGAGGTCGATTTTTTCTTCGCTGGCGGCAAGCGCAAGCTGGCCGCTAAAGCTGGTGGCGATGAGGGCTGTGCCACATAAAACCTGCAAAATACGCATTCATGTCTCCTGTCGGGATACGCTTATATGAGTCGCTGGCCGGATGGGCCGGAACTTGTGTACATTGTTTTTTTGCCTGGCCGGTCAGCTTGATATTCTTGCACCAGTGCCAGCTGCCAAACTTGGAGTGGGTACGTCAGGATTTGTTCCATGACTTCAGTACTTTTAAGAAATATTCCATATTTTTAACAGAAATACCTCGAAAATTTGCTTAAATCCAAATTGACATAGTGATAAATTCGTCTTATTTTACCAAGTGGTTAAATAAAAATTCGCCACTATGCAGCAAGATACTCTCAGCAAGACTTTCTCGGCGCTGGCCGACCCTACCCGCCGCGCCATACTGGCCCGTTTATCTACAGGGGAAAGCTCGGTCAGTGAACTGGCAGAGCCTTTCGACATGAGCCTGCCAGCCATTACCAAGCATCTAAAGGTGCTGGAGCGCGCAGGCCTGGTCACGCGCAGCCGCAGTGCCCAGTGGCGGCCATGCCAGTTGCAAGCCAGACCGCTCAAAGAAGCTTACGGCTGGGTAGAGCAATACCGCCAGTTCTGGGAGCAAAGCCTGGACAGGCTGGAAAGCTATCTGCAAGAGCTGCAAACAACAGCTAAACCTGCACCGAAGGGAGAACAGCATGAATGAAAATAAACCAGATTTTGTGATTACCCGCATCCTGAAAGCACCACGTGAACTGGTGTTTGCCGCCTTTAGCGAGGGTGACCATCTGGCGAAATGGTGGGGGCCGACAGGCTTTAGCGTAGTTCAGTCCACAATGGACCTACGCGTCGGCGGTAGCTACCACTTTGGTATGCGCGGCCCCGATGGCAGCATGATGTGGGCTAAATTTGTTTACAAGGAAATAATCCGCCCAGAAAAACTGGTATATCACCACAGCTTTTCAGATGAGGCTGGCAACCTGGCACATCACCCCATGAGCCCGGCCTGGCCACTGGAGATTTTATCGACCATCAGTTTTGATGAGCATGCCGAGGGCACGCAACTGACGATACGCTGGGCTTTGCTCGATAATGCCACTGAGGAAGAAAGAAGCGTCTTCCACGCCACCTTTGCCAGCATGGACCAGGGTTTTTGCGCTTTATTGGATCAATTGCAGACTTACCTCGCCAGCCCCTGATATTTCAAACTGTTTCAGAATGGCCGATACAGGCTGCGGCTGTCTCTGGCAAAGGCTAGCGACAGCCGTTTTTTCATGGAAATTTGGTAAGTAAAAGTGAATAACTAGCATGACAGGTAAAATCGCGAGTAGAATTCAGCGTCATTTTTTAAATCGTCATATGCCAACAGGCATGATATCTGCTGCAAAGTCAGCTCAATATTGAAGGAATGTGTATGTCAATTAAGTCCCGTGTAGTCCTGGGTAGCGCGCTTGCCATGTTGGTACTCAGCGCCTGTAATGATAAAAATGCAGACAAGGCTGCGTCAGCCTCGGCTTCCGCTTCTGCGTCGGCTGCTGCAAGTAGCGAAGTCGCAGCCACTGTTGATGGCACACCTATCAGCAAGAAACAACTGGACCAGATCATGCAGCAACAGGCCGCCCAAGGCATGCCTGATACGCCTGAAACACGCAAGATGGTCATCGACAATCTGGCCATGCAACTCGTTGTAGCCAAAGAAGCTGTCAACAAGGGCCTGGATAAAAAACCAGAAGTGGCTGACCAGATCGAAATGACGCGTCAATCCATCCTGGCAAATGCCTATGTCAAGGATTACATCAAGACAGCAACCGTCTCGGACGACGCCCTGAAAGCTGAATACGAAGAATTCAAGAAAAGCAATGGTGGCAATGAATACAAGGCCCGTCATATCCTGGTAAAAACTGAAGACGAAGCCAAGGACATCATCGCCAAGATCAAGAAAGACGTGAAGTCTTTCGAAGGCCTGGCCAAAGCCAAATCACAAGACCCTGGCTCCAAAGCCAATGGTGGTGACCTGGGCTGGTTCAACCCACGCGGCATGGTGCCGGAATTTGGTGCAGCAGTCGCTAAACTGGAAAAAGGCAAATTTACTGAAGAGCCAGTCAAATCCCAGTTTGGTTACCACGTCATCATCCTCGACGATTCCCGTCCTGTGACTATTCCTCCGCTGGAAGAAGTCAAGTCCGGTCTGAGCCAGCAATTGCAGCAAAAGAACCTGAAGAAAATGCTGGATGACATCAAGGCTAAAGCCAAGATAGAAATCAAGGAAGCTCCAGCCGCAGCTTCTGCACCGGCAGCCTCAGGCACACCTTTGTCAGTCACGCCTACAGTTGTACCGGCAGCTTCTGCAGCAGCATCCGCTCCTGCTGACGCAGCGAAAAAATAAGCCTCAGTAATTTTTGGGCAAAAAGGCCGTCAAGCTAGTCTTGGCGGCCTTTTTCTTTGCTCGCCCGCTTTTCCGGACATCCCGTTTCATTGTGCTATTGCCAAGTCAAATAAATCCTGAGACACTATTCTTGCTAATATTTCAAGCAATATCCTTCGTACACCCATACTGACCCAGGAGGCCTGCATGCCAGCCCAGACCATACCCTTTAACGGCAGCGACCTGGCCCTGGATGCGCGTCCTGACCGCCTTGATATCCGCGACCGCATCTACACGCCCCGCGTGCTGAACCTGCCAGTATCCTACCCGGATAGCGGCTTTATCAAGAACCAGCTTGCCAGCTACATCAAGGCAGGCATGATTTTGAACCAGGGCTCGGACGGTGCCTGTACTGGCTTTGGTCTGGCCGCCGTCATCAATTACCTGTTCTGGCTGCGCGACGCCAGCAACAAGGAAAGCAGCCCACGCATGATCTACCATCTCGCACAACTGTATGATGAATGGCCGGGCGAAGATTATCTGGGCTCCAGCTGTCGCGGTGCTCTCAAGGGCTGGCACAAGCATGGGGTCTGCAGCCGTGCACTGTGGCCCTATACGGTAGATAAAAATGACCAGGTACCAGCCTTCGAGGCACCCAAACCTGGCTGGGAAAAAGACGCACTGAGCCGTGCACTGGGCGTGTATTACCGCATAGATAAAACATCGATCACAGACATGCAGGCTGCCATCCTGGAGATTGGTGCCATCTATGTCTCTTGCAAACTGCACCAAGGCTGGGCCGAGGTAGCGACATCAAAAGCAGGCAGCTTCAGCAAGCTGGAGCAACTGCCTGTGGTCAATTTCAGCGAGGTCAAGGCCGGTGGCCATGCCTTTGCCTTGCTCGGTTATACCGACCAGGGTTTTGTCGTGCAAAACTCCTGGGGTGCAGATTGGGGCCTGCAGGGTTTCGCCATCATCACCTATGACGACTGGCTGGTGAATGGCACAGATGCCTGGACCGTATCCCTGGGCGTGCCCGTGCGCTATGTCGATGCGGTGAACCGTACCCGTGCTGAAAAACAGCTGGCACCCCAGGCGAATATCCCGCCTGCTGCTGCCTTCAAGGCCAGTGGCTCAGCCCTGCTGCCTGGCGGTGCCCATCCCGCTGGCAAGCCTGGCCAGGCCGTGCTCAGCATGGACCAGGCTTACAGCCTGACCGTGGTCATGGGCAACGATGGTGGTCTGATACAAAGATTGCTCGAAGTTGCCGATGCGTCAGCGACGGTAGAAAAAGTCCTGGTGCAGGCACCACAAGCCTGGCTCAAACAACACGGCAAAAACAAGGTCTTGAAACTTGCCCTGTATGCTCATGGTGGTCTTCATAGTGAAGCTGAGTCACTCAAGCGCATTGCCGCCATGGCACCCAGTTTTCTGGCAAACGGTATATACCCGGTCTTCATCACCTGGAAAACCGGGCTCACAGAAACCATGGGGGACGTGCTCAAGGATAAATTGCGGGATTACCTGACAGGCTCTGTAGTCTCCAGCGACTGGCTGGAGCAGCTCAAGAATACAGCCGTTGATGTCATGGACCGCACGATAGAAAACCTAGCAGCCAGCATAGGTGGCAAATCGCAGTGGATGCAGATGAAGCAAAATGCAGCACAGGCTACAGAAGATGGTGATCCGCCACGCGGCCTGCTGGCCATCGCCGAACGCCTGAAACAATTAAGCAGGGAGCTGGGCAAGGGCAAGCTGGAAATCCATCTGATAGGCCACTCAGCAGGTTCCATCGCTCTGGGCCATTTACTGGGCTTGCTGGCCGCACGCAAACTGGCAGTCAGCACATGCAGTCTGTATGCACCGGCCTGTAGCCTGGAGTTTGCAGAAAGCACTTACCGCCCTGCAATGGAAAGCGGCATACTGGCACGCGAGAATTTTCACCTGCATCTGATGTCAGACCGGCGCGAGCGCACTGACAATGTCTATCTGGTGTATCGCAAATCCCTGCTCTACCTGGTGGCCCGCGCTTTTGAAACCCGCCATAAAACACCCTTGCTGGGTATGGCTGCCAGCCTCGATGCGGCCTACTTCAATGGTGACAAAATGGTAGAGGAACAATGGAATGTATCCTGCCTCGCCACCTTGAAGAGCTGGAATAAATTTTACTGGGGCAAAAAATTGCCCCGCGATTTTGCTGAAGATGGCAAGGGGCTGACAGCAGAGCAAAGGAGCAATTTGCACATCATCGATGCTGGTCACGTCAATTGCGGCAAGCGCTTGACCCCGCTTGCCCATGGCAGCTTTGATAATGACATAAATGTGGTTTCGCAAACCCTGACGCATATCCTGGGTCTGGATACAGCTGATGACTTGCCTGCACCCGTTGTGGATCTGGATTATTAAACTTGCGCAAGCCGCAGCGATTGTATGCTGCGGTTTGCCATGTTTTTACTTGACCAAGACCTTGTATTCCCAGGGTTTGAGTTCAATTTTTTGGCCTGGTTTAAGCGTTTCCTTCTTGCCAAACAGATTGCTGAGTCCCGCCGCGACTGGCTGGTTCAGGCTGAAGATTTGTGCTTGCCCGCTCAGATTAAAAATACCGACGACTTGATTAGCTGCCTTGCTGCGTGAAAACGCATAGATGGATGCATCATTCGATGTAGCTATACGCACCTGCTCTGCGCCGTCAGTACCATTCCACAAAGCCTGATTGGATTTTTTTAAATGGAACAGCGTGGTATAGATTGCCTTGTAAGGATGCTCTTGCCACTTGATGGGGTCACGCTCAAAGAATTCCAGGCGTTTGGTATTGCCCGCCTCCTGGCCTGAATACAATAAGGGCATGCCTTTCAGCAGGTTTGACAAGACGAGGAAGTTTTCTGCGCCATCACCAAGGCGTTCAAACTCGGTACCTTCCCATGAGTTCAGATCATGGTTGGAGGTATGCAGCATGCGGTAGGCATTAGGGTGGAATTTCTTTTCTGGCCCGGCCATATAAGCGGCCAGATCATTTGCATTTTTCTTGCCTTTGGCGATTTCGCCAAACACATCCTTGAGTTGCCAGGCATACGTCATGTCAAAGGCTTTTTCATGCAAGTCTGTAGCCTCGGCTTCTGCCAGCATGAAGACTGGTTTTACCTTGTCCAGCGCTGCCCGCGCTTCGTTCCAGAAATCAGTCGGCACCATCTCGGCGACGTCACAACGGTAGCCATCGATACCGTATTCAGTCAGCCAGAACTTCAACGCATCTATCATCTCTGCGCGTAACTGCTTGTTCGCATAATTAAGCTTGATGACATCCTGCCAGTCAGCCACAGGCGGGACAAATTCGCCGTTGTCATTCTTCAGATAATACTCAGGATGGGATGTGGCCCAGGGATGGTCCCAGGCGGTGTGATTGGCGACCCAGTCTATGATGACCTTCATGCCTTGCGCATGGGCGGCATCGACAAGGTTTTTGAAATCAGCCGGCGTGCCAAATTCGGGATTGACGCCCTTGTAATCACGCACGGCGTAATAACTGCCCAGAGTGCCCTTGCGGTTTTTTTCACCGATAGGGTTGATGGGCATGATCCAGATAATGCCTACTCCCATCTTTTTCAGTTCAGGCAGGTATTCCTGAAAACGTTTGAAACTGCCCTCTGGTGAATGCTGGCGGATATTCGCTTCATAAATCGCGGCATTCTTGCTCCAGGCAGGATGCTTTACCGTACTGGTGGTTTGTGCAAGCACCGGCAGGGATATCAATCCCAGCAGGGCCAGGGCAGCTAGTTTCTTCATGATTTCGTCTCATTATTTAATTTATGTAGTTAAGATACATCAATAAAAAATGCGCATCAAGAAAAAGAAAGATGAAAGTTCCTAATCAGTCTTTTCGAAAGTCAATGATCGCCCTCTGTAATTTTCTTGAAAACGATATCATGCCTATCAAAAATAGGATGTTTAAATAGGTATTTAAATGTAGTTAAAATACACATCATGATTATTTTATTATCTACACTTTGCTTGTACCAGTGGCGGGCTTGGCGCCATAACGCAAACCATCGACCAGCAAAGCCAGCATGCGCCGCGCATGTTCTGGCCCGCCTTCCTGGGTAGTTGTTGATAAATTGGCGACTGCCCGCAGCAAATCATAAGGCGCTATATCTGCGCGCATGTCGCCTGCCGCTGCTGCCGCATCAAGCAAACTGCTGAGCGCTGGCTCAAGGCGCTGCTGAAAATAGGCTGGCAGTATCGCGAATGCCGGGTCACCCGAATGCAGCGCTGCCGCCAGCCCGCGCTTGGCGGCGATGAAATCGACATAGCGCAGCATCCATTGCGCGACAGCCTCACCAGGCGCGTATTCAGCCGCCAGCACGGGTGCAGCGTCGGCACAGGCATCCACTTCATGACGGAAAACCGCAATAACCAGGTCTGAGCGCTGCGGGAAGCGGCGATACAGGGTGCCTACACCTACTCCTGCGCGTTGGGCAATCTCGCGCACTGGCGCATCTACACCGGAAGTGGCAAACACTTCCAGAGCAGCCTCAAGCAAGGCATCTGTACTGCGTTGTGCATCTGCACGCACGCGCCTGGGTTTTTGCTCTTCATTCCAGCCGTTTTCACTACTTGCACCGGGAGCCAGCTTATTCATTTCCACTTTTCACTTCCATTTTTATTTCCAATTTTATTCTTTTCTTGAAATACGGAACATCGTTCCGTATAATAAAACGGAACATTGATCCGATTAAATCCGGAACGATGTTCTATTTTACCTTTCAGCACGCTGATTTCGTCGACGGTCATCAGAACTCATTTAACTGATTCATTTAATTCTCTCAACTACAGGAATAAATAATATGCAATACCGTACGCTAGGAAAAACCGGCATCAGGGTCAGCCCTTACTGTCTGGGCGCAATGATGTTTGGCGCCGTCGGCAATACTGATCATGAAGATTCCATCCGCATCATCCACAAGGCGCTCGACGCTGGCATCAACTTTATCGACACGGCAGATTTCTATAGCCGTGGCGAGTCGGAAGAGATTGTTGGCAAGGCGCTCAAGGGCAGGCGCGATGATGTCGTGCTGGCAACCAAGGCCAATCTGCCTATGGGCACTGACCCCAACCAGCAAGGCAATTCACGACGCTGGCTGGTGCGTGCGGTGGAAAATTCCCTGCGCCGCCTGCAGACCGATTACATAGACCTGTTCCAGATACACAGGCCAGCACCGGACACCGACATAGAAGAAACCCTGTCGGCACTGACCGACCTGATGCGCGCAGGGAAAATACGTGCCATAGGATCATCCACCTTCCCGGTGTCTGACATCGTGGAAGCGCAATGGGTGGCAGAAAAGCGTGGGCTGGCACGCTTCCGTTGCGAGCAACCATCTTATTCGATACTCAACCGCAGCATAGAAAGGGAAGTGCTGCCGACTTGCGAAAAGTACGGCATGGGCGTGATGGTATGGAGTCCCTTGTCCATGGGTTTGCTGACCGGCAGATATCGCAAGGGCCAGCAAACCGATAGCGCACGCGTGCGTTTCAATCCCGGCTATATGACAGATGCAGGCAAACTGGACGCTGTTGAACAACTGATCGTCGTCGCGCAGGAGGCAGGATTATCACTGACACATATGGCGATGGCATTTGCGATTGCCCACCCAGGCGTGACCTCGGCCAACCTGGGGCCGCGCACGATGGCACAACTGGATGACCTGCTGGCAGGTGCTGGTGTCACGCTCAGTGAAGAAGTACTGGACAAAATAGACCAGATCGTCGCACCTGGAACTGATGTTGGCCCCTTGCACGCTGCCTACAACCCGCCAGCAATTACCCAGGTCAGGCTACGCCGCAGACCAGATGCAGAACGCGCTGCTGCCTGAGCAAACATAAACCTGCCCGTAGAAAAAAATACCCCCGCATGGGCGGGGGGGGTATTTGAACTATTACTTCAGATCTGATGAACTGGCGCCATCATGGCGCCGTCAGGCCAATCAGGCTTTAGGGCCTTTGCGATGCGGCTTGGCTGCAGCAGCTTTTGGTTTGCCTGCTCCATATCCCTTGGCTTTTTCTGTCACGCGGCGATCACCGCCTGCTTTCTTGGGGCCGAAAGGTGAAGGCTGGCTTGTTGGCAGAGGTTTGCGCACATGGTCTTCACCGACCGGGCTGATCTGGATTTGCTTGCCTGCGACCCAGACACCTTTCAACTGCTTCAGCAATTCCTTGGGCATGCCATCTGGCAAGTCCAGCGTGCTGTAGTCGTCAAAAATATCGATACGGCCTATATGCTTGGCTTCGAGACCGGCTTCATTGGCGATTGCACCAACGATATTGCTAGGCGTTACTGCATCAGCCTTGCCGACTTCGATACGGTAAGTCAGCATGGGGATGCCGACCTTGCCTTTGCCGTCAGCCTTGTCTTTTTTAGGTTTGGCCGGGCGCTCTTCTTCAAAGGGCGCGCGGGCGGCGCGATCTACGACCTGATTCAGCTTGCTGCCAGGTGCGGCTTCAGCTATACGTGGAGCACGTTCACGAGGTGTTTCTTCGCGCGCTGCACGTGGTGCAGGACGGGATGCTGGCGCATTGCTGCCATTGCCTTTTTCTGCACTGATGCGCAGGGCCTGGCCAGCTACACGTACTGAACTCAGGTGTTCCATCATGTCGCCAGGCAGATTGTCTGGCAGATCGAGGATGGTGTAGTCATCATAGATATCGATACGGCCGATGAACTTGGATTCGATATTGGCTTCATTGGCAATTGCACCAACGATATTGCCTGGCTTGACGCCATGATCATGACCGACAGCGATGCGGAAAGTCTGCATGCCAGGCTCTGGTGTGCGCGGGCTGTGTTCGCGGCGTGCGCCACGGTCTTCACGCGGTGCGCGTTCGAATCTATCACCCCGGTCACCCCTGTCACCGCGATCGTTCCTGTCACCACGCTCGGCGCGGGCAGGACGCTCATCGCGCCAGCTATCGTCGTTTTTCGTTTCTTTACGGTTTTTATCGAGCAGCAAAGGTTCATCGCCACGCGCCATTTTGGCCAGCGCCGCAGCAATTTCCACCGCAGGGATATTTTGCTCACGCTCAAAATCTTCGATCAGGGACGTAAATTCTTCCAGACCACCTTGTGCCAGCGTGGCTGAAATCTGGTCCTTGAAGCGGGCGATACGGACATTGTTGACTGTCTGTATGGTCGGCAGTTCCAGCGGTGACACTGGCTGACGCGTCGCTCTTTCTATCGCTTTCAAGAGATTCTTTTCGCGTGGCGTGATGAACAGGATGGCTTCACCACTGCGACCGGCGCGGCCAGTACGGCCAATGCGGTGGGTGTAGCTTTCTGGATCATACGGCACGTCATAGTTGATGACGTGGCTGATACGCTCTACGTCCAGACCACGGGCAGCCACATCGGTCGCGACCAGGATATCGATCTTGCCGTCTTTCAGTTGCTGGATAGTGCGTTCACGCTGTTGCTGGTTGATGTCGCCGTTGATGGCGGCAACCGAGAAGCCTCTTGCATCAAGCCTGGCTGCCAGTTCTTCGGTACCCAGTTTGGTACGGGCAAAAATGATCATGCCGTCGAAAGTTTCGGCTTCCAGTATGCGTGTCAGGGCATCAAGCTTGTGCATGCCACTGACCAGCCAGTAACGCTGGCGGATATTGTCGGCTGTGCCGGTCTTGGCAGCAACGGTGACTTCTGCTGGTTTGTTCAGATAAGTCTGGGCGATGCGCTTGATGGCTGACGGCATGGTGGCCGAGAACAAGGCAGTCTGGCGGCCTTCCGGTGTTTCTTGCAGGATGCGTTCTACGTCATCGATAAAGCCCATGCGCAGCATTTCATCGGCTTCATCCAGCACCAGGGTTTTCAGCGCGGACAAATCCAGCGTGCCCTTGTCCAGATGGTCGATGACACGGCCAGGTGTGCCCACCACGACATGCACACCGCGGCGCAGGGCCGAGAGTTGCGGGCCATAGCTTTGGCCGCCGTAGATAGGCAAGACATGGAAACCAGGGATATGGCGTGCATAAGTCTGGAAGGCTTCTGCCACCTGTATTGCCAGCTCACGCGTTGGAGCCAGCACCAGCGCCTGCGGCGTGGTCTGACGCACATCCAGGCGTGACAGTATGGGCAGGGCAAAAGCAGCAGTTTTACCGGTACCGGTTTGTGCCTGGCCGAGAACATCACGGTTGGACAACAAAATCGGGATGGTGGCCGCCTGTATCGGCGACGGTGTTTCATAGCCTACATCCTGCAAGGCGCGCATGATGGGCGCACTCAATTGCAGGTCTTCAAAAGTAATCGGGGGTTTGTTTTCTGACATGGCGATGCTCGCTCGTTCGCTCGTATCGCAGGATGCGACAAGATGGTTATCCCTATAGTTTACTCTTCTGTGGGTAAGTCAGGGGAAATACCTGCCAGTGGCACTTGACAAAAAATAAAATATTTACTTACTTGTAAAGTATATATTTGATATTATTTCATGTGAATTTAGCATGTAAACTAATGAGAAATACCAAATAAACCAAGCTCAACACCATGAAAAAATACTTCGTATTGGCATCTGCCTTTATCTGCCTTGCTGGCACTGCTCTTACTCCATACACGGCCAGTGCTGCTGACCTGCCCTCTGATCGCATTCGTCAGTACGCAAAAAATCCCCAGGTCGATGTACTGTTGAAAATCTCGTATGAGACTGAAGACCAGGCAACCCTGGATACATTCCGCAAGGCCGTTGACGCTCTGGGACTGCATTACGAATTGACGTATAGCTTCTCTGCAGCCAGCGATAAAGCCACAACAAAAAAATGGAAACTGCAAACCAGCAATAAAGTCGCCGCCCAGGATAACAATGCAGACAAGCAGGTCAGTACCTTGTATGAAGCGGTCAAATC
It encodes the following:
- a CDS encoding helix-turn-helix transcriptional regulator yields the protein MQQDTLSKTFSALADPTRRAILARLSTGESSVSELAEPFDMSLPAITKHLKVLERAGLVTRSRSAQWRPCQLQARPLKEAYGWVEQYRQFWEQSLDRLESYLQELQTTAKPAPKGEQHE
- a CDS encoding SRPBCC domain-containing protein, whose product is MNENKPDFVITRILKAPRELVFAAFSEGDHLAKWWGPTGFSVVQSTMDLRVGGSYHFGMRGPDGSMMWAKFVYKEIIRPEKLVYHHSFSDEAGNLAHHPMSPAWPLEILSTISFDEHAEGTQLTIRWALLDNATEEERSVFHATFASMDQGFCALLDQLQTYLASP
- a CDS encoding peptidylprolyl isomerase, whose protein sequence is MSIKSRVVLGSALAMLVLSACNDKNADKAASASASASASAAASSEVAATVDGTPISKKQLDQIMQQQAAQGMPDTPETRKMVIDNLAMQLVVAKEAVNKGLDKKPEVADQIEMTRQSILANAYVKDYIKTATVSDDALKAEYEEFKKSNGGNEYKARHILVKTEDEAKDIIAKIKKDVKSFEGLAKAKSQDPGSKANGGDLGWFNPRGMVPEFGAAVAKLEKGKFTEEPVKSQFGYHVIILDDSRPVTIPPLEEVKSGLSQQLQQKNLKKMLDDIKAKAKIEIKEAPAAASAPAASGTPLSVTPTVVPAASAAASAPADAAKK
- a CDS encoding C1 family peptidase, whose protein sequence is MPAQTIPFNGSDLALDARPDRLDIRDRIYTPRVLNLPVSYPDSGFIKNQLASYIKAGMILNQGSDGACTGFGLAAVINYLFWLRDASNKESSPRMIYHLAQLYDEWPGEDYLGSSCRGALKGWHKHGVCSRALWPYTVDKNDQVPAFEAPKPGWEKDALSRALGVYYRIDKTSITDMQAAILEIGAIYVSCKLHQGWAEVATSKAGSFSKLEQLPVVNFSEVKAGGHAFALLGYTDQGFVVQNSWGADWGLQGFAIITYDDWLVNGTDAWTVSLGVPVRYVDAVNRTRAEKQLAPQANIPPAAAFKASGSALLPGGAHPAGKPGQAVLSMDQAYSLTVVMGNDGGLIQRLLEVADASATVEKVLVQAPQAWLKQHGKNKVLKLALYAHGGLHSEAESLKRIAAMAPSFLANGIYPVFITWKTGLTETMGDVLKDKLRDYLTGSVVSSDWLEQLKNTAVDVMDRTIENLAASIGGKSQWMQMKQNAAQATEDGDPPRGLLAIAERLKQLSRELGKGKLEIHLIGHSAGSIALGHLLGLLAARKLAVSTCSLYAPACSLEFAESTYRPAMESGILARENFHLHLMSDRRERTDNVYLVYRKSLLYLVARAFETRHKTPLLGMAASLDAAYFNGDKMVEEQWNVSCLATLKSWNKFYWGKKLPRDFAEDGKGLTAEQRSNLHIIDAGHVNCGKRLTPLAHGSFDNDINVVSQTLTHILGLDTADDLPAPVVDLDY
- a CDS encoding alpha-amylase family glycosyl hydrolase, which encodes MKKLAALALLGLISLPVLAQTTSTVKHPAWSKNAAIYEANIRQHSPEGSFKRFQEYLPELKKMGVGIIWIMPINPIGEKNRKGTLGSYYAVRDYKGVNPEFGTPADFKNLVDAAHAQGMKVIIDWVANHTAWDHPWATSHPEYYLKNDNGEFVPPVADWQDVIKLNYANKQLRAEMIDALKFWLTEYGIDGYRCDVAEMVPTDFWNEARAALDKVKPVFMLAEAEATDLHEKAFDMTYAWQLKDVFGEIAKGKKNANDLAAYMAGPEKKFHPNAYRMLHTSNHDLNSWEGTEFERLGDGAENFLVLSNLLKGMPLLYSGQEAGNTKRLEFFERDPIKWQEHPYKAIYTTLFHLKKSNQALWNGTDGAEQVRIATSNDASIYAFSRSKAANQVVGIFNLSGQAQIFSLNQPVAAGLSNLFGKKETLKPGQKIELKPWEYKVLVK
- a CDS encoding TetR/AcrR family transcriptional regulator, which codes for MNKLAPGASSENGWNEEQKPRRVRADAQRSTDALLEAALEVFATSGVDAPVREIAQRAGVGVGTLYRRFPQRSDLVIAVFRHEVDACADAAPVLAAEYAPGEAVAQWMLRYVDFIAAKRGLAAALHSGDPAFAILPAYFQQRLEPALSSLLDAAAAAGDMRADIAPYDLLRAVANLSTTTQEGGPEHARRMLALLVDGLRYGAKPATGTSKV
- a CDS encoding aldo/keto reductase; the protein is MQYRTLGKTGIRVSPYCLGAMMFGAVGNTDHEDSIRIIHKALDAGINFIDTADFYSRGESEEIVGKALKGRRDDVVLATKANLPMGTDPNQQGNSRRWLVRAVENSLRRLQTDYIDLFQIHRPAPDTDIEETLSALTDLMRAGKIRAIGSSTFPVSDIVEAQWVAEKRGLARFRCEQPSYSILNRSIEREVLPTCEKYGMGVMVWSPLSMGLLTGRYRKGQQTDSARVRFNPGYMTDAGKLDAVEQLIVVAQEAGLSLTHMAMAFAIAHPGVTSANLGPRTMAQLDDLLAGAGVTLSEEVLDKIDQIVAPGTDVGPLHAAYNPPAITQVRLRRRPDAERAAA
- a CDS encoding DEAD/DEAH box helicase, which translates into the protein MSENKPPITFEDLQLSAPIMRALQDVGYETPSPIQAATIPILLSNRDVLGQAQTGTGKTAAFALPILSRLDVRQTTPQALVLAPTRELAIQVAEAFQTYARHIPGFHVLPIYGGQSYGPQLSALRRGVHVVVGTPGRVIDHLDKGTLDLSALKTLVLDEADEMLRMGFIDDVERILQETPEGRQTALFSATMPSAIKRIAQTYLNKPAEVTVAAKTGTADNIRQRYWLVSGMHKLDALTRILEAETFDGMIIFARTKLGTEELAARLDARGFSVAAINGDINQQQRERTIQQLKDGKIDILVATDVAARGLDVERISHVINYDVPYDPESYTHRIGRTGRAGRSGEAILFITPREKNLLKAIERATRQPVSPLELPTIQTVNNVRIARFKDQISATLAQGGLEEFTSLIEDFEREQNIPAVEIAAALAKMARGDEPLLLDKNRKETKNDDSWRDERPARAERGDRNDRGDRGDRGDRFERAPREDRGARREHSPRTPEPGMQTFRIAVGHDHGVKPGNIVGAIANEANIESKFIGRIDIYDDYTILDLPDNLPGDMMEHLSSVRVAGQALRISAEKGNGSNAPASRPAPRAAREETPRERAPRIAEAAPGSKLNQVVDRAARAPFEEERPAKPKKDKADGKGKVGIPMLTYRIEVGKADAVTPSNIVGAIANEAGLEAKHIGRIDIFDDYSTLDLPDGMPKELLKQLKGVWVAGKQIQISPVGEDHVRKPLPTSQPSPFGPKKAGGDRRVTEKAKGYGAGKPKAAAAKPHRKGPKA